The stretch of DNA AGAGGCATCCGTCCCAGGGTTCCAACTGCGAAGGATAAATCACCGTCCCGCGAATGCGAGTCTGTAGCAGCACGGTATTGATGCCGGCGTGTTGCAGTTGGTCTAAGATGGTGGTCAGTTCATTTTGCTGTTTCTTAGCCGAAGCTGCACTTTGTGCATAGTTATGCGGCCAGTCCAGTCCGCCAATGGTGGTGAGCCACACGGCTCTCACCTCGTGTTTGGGTGCAGAAAATTCTTTTCCCGTCGTCTGGAAGAACGAAAAAACCTGCGCATAACCTGTTGTTATCGTGAATACAACTGCTATCAGCAGTCCCAACTGCCGCAGTTGTCTTGTATGAAAACCCATCGAAAAAAGTTTCTTCTTTAATTTCTATAATCTCTGCAAAGTTAAGTATATTTTTCTCATTTGTAGCGTATGATTACGTACTTTTGCATTTGGCAGATAAGATGTCAGTACCTTACGGAGTTCTGCCGGATAAGGATCGTTTTTAAATTAAATCAATCAAGTAATGAGAAAGAAATTATTTTTGCTCGCCGCCGCTTTGTTTCTGACATTGACGGCGAGTGCTCAGTTTGAAGAAGAGAAGGTTTATGTGGGCGGATCGCTCACGGGATTGGACCTCAATTACAACGGAAACAACGGTTTCAGTTTTGGTGTCCAGGCACGTGGCGGATATTTTTTGGAAGACAATTGGCTGGTATTGGGACAAGTTGCCTTTGAACATTCGGGCCATAAGACGGTTCCCGATTATATCTCGGTCGGTGCCGGACTGCGTTATTACATCGTTCAGAATGGTCTTTTTCTTGGAGCTAATTGCAATTTTGTGCATGCCTACCACAACTATAACGACCTGATGCCGGGCCTGGAGATAGGTTATGCGTTCTTCATCAGCAAGACTGTGACAATAGAACCCTCCGTCTATTACAATCAGTCTTTTAAAAACCATGCTGATTTCTCTACCGTTGGTTTGAAATTGGGCGTAGGTATCTACATCTGATGCGACCCTCTTCGACTGTAGGAGTGTGTCCTGTCTTTTAGGCTTTTATATCTCTTTGAAAGTCAGTACGTTTTCAATACGGTTTGCAAAAGCTTAGCTTTTGCCGTTCCATCTCTTAGCTTTTACAACCTATTTTCTTAGCTTTTAGAGCGCAAAAGCTAAGAGATGGAAATACTTCTCACACAATTTAATATTCTATTTCTTCAAGAAAGAGGGCGTGACCGGGAACCGATTCGCCTGCGCAACTACGAGACTTTGAGGCCAGTACAGCAGCAAATTCTTCCCGGGTGAGTTTTCCCGAGCCCACATCGAGTAGCGTACCTACCACAGCACGCACCATGTTGCGTAGAAAACGATTGGCACTGATGCGGAAATACCATCGGGTAGGGGTGAGCTGAATCCAACGGGCCTCGCGTACTTGGCAAAGGGTGGTCTTGGCATCCGAATGACTTTTGCAGAAAGCTCCGAAGTCTGCCGTTTCGGTAAGAAGGCTGGCAGCACGGTTCATCTCGTGAAAGTCGGGCGCATGGTGCAGTGCATAGGAATAGAAACGAACGAAGGGGTCGCGGTCGAGATGGATATAATAATGATAGGTTCGCCATTTCGCACTGAAACGGGCATGCATATCGGCGGCTACGGGTTGCAGACGTGTGACGGTGATGTCGCGGGGCAACACTCGATTGAGCTTATAAAGCCACTCAGAGAGGTTGGCGGGTGATGCGCTGTTGAGGTCGAAATGCGCTACCATCACTCGGGCATGCACGCCCGCGTCGGTGCGTCCGGCGGCAGTCACCTCGATGGACTGACGAAGAATCAGGGAGAGTGCTCGTTGCAATTCGGCTTGTACGGAGTGCCCGTTGGGCTGAATCTGCCAACCGTGATAGGCCGTTCCGTCGTAAGAAAAGTAAATGAAGTATCGCTGTGTCATTGTTTGAAAAGGACTTATGTGTTGGATAGTTTTCTTAGATTGCGGATCGACCGAAGCATTTGATGGCTGCGATAAATGAGGATGTATAGACTCCCCATGAGGAGATAGACCAGGAAGGTTTGCGTGGCGTTGAAAGATGGATATTCGAGAGAGGCATAGGGTAGGGAGGAAAGGTAGGTGGCAGAATGGTTCATCGCTGTTGTCAGGAGATCGGAGAGGGAGAGAAGAACGTCGCCGAGTTGCGCTATGGACAGACTCTGCAAGAGAATCACGAGCAGGGATGTGTAGAGCAACGCGGTGGCCAGGGGAATGAAGAGGAGATTGGCAAAGAGAAAGTAGGTGGAGAATCTGCCGAAATAGTGCATGACCAGCGGGGCTGTGCCCATTTGTGCTGCAAGCGATACGCAAATGAAATTCCAGAGAGCGGTGACAATGCCGGGCCATTCGTTCCGCCGGGCAAAGGCTTGGAGCGGTGGATGAAACACAAAGATGGCGAGAACGGCGGCGAAGGAGAGTTGGAAGCTGATGTCCCACAACAGCATCGGGTTTCCGATGAGCATCATAAGGGCGGCAAGGGATAGGGCATTGACCGACATTTTGTCGCGCTGAAGTAATGAAACGGCGGAGTAGATGGTGAGCATCACGGCCGAACGAACGGCTCCGGGTGGCATTCCCACTAAGAAGACGTAGCCCCAGATGGAGGCCGTGAGAATACTCTGAACCCCTAAGGCTGTCCAACTGTTGGAGTCAACTCGGCGGAAAAGAAATGAGAAGATAAGCGAGAGAACGGTATAGATGATGCCTAAATGCAGACCTGACAAGGCCAGGATGTGCGAAACTCCGGCAATGCTGTAGGCTTCTCGTTGGGCATGAGAGAGCTTGGATTTCTCGCCGAGTACCATCGCCTCAAGCAGGGCGCGGTTTTCGCTGCTCATCTTCCTATTCCAGGTCTGGGCAATCAATCGTTTTCTGTAATTGGAGAGATATAGATGCAGTCGCTCCCAAACGGGGATTCGCGCCTCTTGGTTGGGGGTGAGTTGTGTCGATTGCCAGGCCCGAGCATGAAGAAAGGTGGTGGCCTTGAGTCGATGGGCGGCCATCCAGCGGTCTAACCGAAAGCGCATGGAGGGGGAACGATGGAAGCGACGACTGAGGACGGACTGCCCCACGATGGTGGAACCCTGTGCCAGTGTGCGCCACCTGCCCGTTAGTGTATCGCGGAGGATGGAGGCACGGATGGCAAAAGGCTCGCAACGTTGATCGGCATTCGTCTCCAACACCAGCAGTCTGCATTGCAGCACTTTGCCGTGAAGGCTGGGTTCATCGGTTACGATGGCGGTGTATCTGAGCGGTTCGTCCAGGGGACAATTGTTGAGATCGGCCCTCTGGCATGTGACGAGCCAACCACCCATCATTCCTGTCGCCATCAGTATCGCCGTACTGGCTGTCAGTGGGCGATTTCTTGTCAGCATAAAAAGGATTAGAGAGAGAACGAACAACACTAGCCATGCTGTCGAAGGGATGAAAGAAGAAAAGGCGTCGCCCGCTATGATTCCCAAGACGAGCATCAAAGCGATGCGCATCAGTGGGAATAGCTGGATGACGCCATTGGGACGAAACATGTCGCGTGGACTTAAAATCCGTAGGAGAATCCGATGGAGGCAAACTCTCTGAGTTGCCAATAGCCATGATGTCCGTCGCGTGCCGTTCCGTCGTCGAAGCGCGGATAAAGGAAAAGCTTCGAGCTGATGTATTTGTTGAATCGGAAAGTAAAGGTGTTTTCCCATTCCACTTCGGCTCGGCGGTAGGTGGTGTAGCCGTAGAGTCGGGTTTGCCAGCTGACAGACTCGGACATCTTCCAAAGCAAGTCGAAGGTGAACTCCGAACCGAAGTCGTGCAGGGTGTGGCGGTCGGGTTTCAGTCCGTAACGAGAGGCCACTGACAAACGGTCTACATATCTGAAGTTGTAGGCCAATGGGGCAAGATGTATCGAGCCGGTGAGCCGACCTTTCAGTCCATTGACGTTATAATCCATACCAAGAGAGAGGTTGGTGTTCAGCGGCGACATAAAATCGGAGAACACTTGCCGGCTGTTGTTGCTGTAACCGCGCAGGAATTGCGTATAGGCTACCAACTGCATGGTGTAGTACCATCGTTTGGAAGCTTGCAAACCCAATTTCCCCGTATAGCGTATGAGGTCTTCCGAGGTTTTGAGATTGTGCAGAGAGTCGCTTTTCGAGGTGACGAAGCCCAACTTCAGTTCCAGTTTATTGTCCCACTTCACCTTCTGTTTGTTGTTGTAATTGAGTTGCAGCGTGACGGCTCCCACCATCGAATAGTTGCTTTCGCCGCCTTTGTACCAATTGCCTGAAACGTAGTTTTGCAGAAATTGCAGATAGTAGTCTCCCTTGAACGACCAAAAGTTGGGCTTCACTACCACTACGTCTACGGCAATATTGCCGGGGTCGGTGGGTTTTTCGACCACCTTTTGATTCAATCCCAGGTCTGATTT from Prevotella sp. oral taxon 475 encodes:
- a CDS encoding outer membrane beta-barrel protein, which encodes MRKKLFLLAAALFLTLTASAQFEEEKVYVGGSLTGLDLNYNGNNGFSFGVQARGGYFLEDNWLVLGQVAFEHSGHKTVPDYISVGAGLRYYIVQNGLFLGANCNFVHAYHNYNDLMPGLEIGYAFFISKTVTIEPSVYYNQSFKNHADFSTVGLKLGVGIYI
- the truA gene encoding tRNA pseudouridine(38-40) synthase TruA; the encoded protein is MTQRYFIYFSYDGTAYHGWQIQPNGHSVQAELQRALSLILRQSIEVTAAGRTDAGVHARVMVAHFDLNSASPANLSEWLYKLNRVLPRDITVTRLQPVAADMHARFSAKWRTYHYYIHLDRDPFVRFYSYALHHAPDFHEMNRAASLLTETADFGAFCKSHSDAKTTLCQVREARWIQLTPTRWYFRISANRFLRNMVRAVVGTLLDVGSGKLTREEFAAVLASKSRSCAGESVPGHALFLEEIEY
- a CDS encoding ComEC/Rec2 family competence protein — its product is MFRPNGVIQLFPLMRIALMLVLGIIAGDAFSSFIPSTAWLVLFVLSLILFMLTRNRPLTASTAILMATGMMGGWLVTCQRADLNNCPLDEPLRYTAIVTDEPSLHGKVLQCRLLVLETNADQRCEPFAIRASILRDTLTGRWRTLAQGSTIVGQSVLSRRFHRSPSMRFRLDRWMAAHRLKATTFLHARAWQSTQLTPNQEARIPVWERLHLYLSNYRKRLIAQTWNRKMSSENRALLEAMVLGEKSKLSHAQREAYSIAGVSHILALSGLHLGIIYTVLSLIFSFLFRRVDSNSWTALGVQSILTASIWGYVFLVGMPPGAVRSAVMLTIYSAVSLLQRDKMSVNALSLAALMMLIGNPMLLWDISFQLSFAAVLAIFVFHPPLQAFARRNEWPGIVTALWNFICVSLAAQMGTAPLVMHYFGRFSTYFLFANLLFIPLATALLYTSLLVILLQSLSIAQLGDVLLSLSDLLTTAMNHSATYLSSLPYASLEYPSFNATQTFLVYLLMGSLYILIYRSHQMLRSIRNLRKLSNT
- a CDS encoding DUF3078 domain-containing protein; its protein translation is MKHRISLLALFPFLFLLILVPSKLSAQSLRNAARVEKTETKNALLQGYEDSLLVCYDRIYRSTSQAQSFAAHSSTLSYQSYKLFAPLTFYRDLIDQKLRLAPADKLWTGADLVAGSLTDDAILNLYLRRPDLVQNSDDQLQRAVPKVNAHPVVIKSDLGLNQKVVEKPTDPGNIAVDVVVVKPNFWSFKGDYYLQFLQNYVSGNWYKGGESNYSMVGAVTLQLNYNNKQKVKWDNKLELKLGFVTSKSDSLHNLKTSEDLIRYTGKLGLQASKRWYYTMQLVAYTQFLRGYSNNSRQVFSDFMSPLNTNLSLGMDYNVNGLKGRLTGSIHLAPLAYNFRYVDRLSVASRYGLKPDRHTLHDFGSEFTFDLLWKMSESVSWQTRLYGYTTYRRAEVEWENTFTFRFNKYISSKLFLYPRFDDGTARDGHHGYWQLREFASIGFSYGF